One Paenibacillus sp. JQZ6Y-1 genomic region harbors:
- a CDS encoding universal stress protein, with the protein MLFSNILLAYDGSKASNKALSRAVELARANPEAHIDAIHVFDFPRYFMGEGIVPVPTTSNEELYEMAMQTAKEAKRRLEESGITNKFDVEMIQGSAAQSVLEFAENHNSDVIIIGSRGLGSIREFVLGSVSHNVVQNARIPVLIVK; encoded by the coding sequence ATGTTATTTTCTAATATTCTGCTTGCTTATGATGGTTCGAAGGCATCCAACAAAGCGCTGAGTCGCGCAGTGGAGCTGGCGCGCGCCAATCCTGAGGCACATATCGACGCTATTCATGTGTTTGATTTCCCGCGCTATTTTATGGGCGAGGGAATTGTACCAGTGCCAACGACCTCGAACGAGGAATTGTACGAAATGGCGATGCAAACGGCGAAGGAAGCGAAACGTCGTCTGGAGGAATCCGGTATCACTAACAAGTTCGATGTAGAGATGATCCAAGGCTCGGCAGCACAGAGCGTGTTGGAATTTGCCGAGAATCACAATTCCGATGTCATTATTATCGGTAGTCGCGGTCTGGGCAGTATCCGCGAATTCGTATTAGGTAGCGTCAGCCACAACGTGGTACAAAACGCGCGCATTCCTGTATTGATTGTCAAATAA